The genomic stretch GCCCGGCGCGCTCGAACCACGAGTACGGGATGACGACCCCGAGCTCCTTGGCGAGCTGCGAGAGGCGGTTGAGCGTGGGGTTGTCCTTCAACGGGCGCGCCCACTCGAAGAACGCCTCGTCCTCGGCCTGGGGGAAGTAGGGACCCTCGAAGAGCTCGGGCGGGAGGATCACCTTGGCCCCGGCGTCGGCGGCCTCGCGAACGAGCCCCACCACGCGGGCGACGTTCAGCTCGCGTGCGTCGCCGAGCGCGCACTGGAGGACGGAGAGGCTCAGCTCGTGATCGTGGTCTGCCATCAGCTTCGGGCTCCCGCTGGCTGCTGCTGGGTGATGCAATGGAAGGCGCCGCCGCCGGCGAGGATCGCCTGCGCGGAGCACCCCAGGACCCGTCGTCCCGGGAAGAGGGTCGACAAGGCCTCGACCGCCTCGTCATCGTACGGCGAGCCGTACGTGGGGACGACCACGGTCGTGTTCGCGATATAGAAGTTGACGTAGCTCGCCGGCATGAGCAGGCCCTCGTCGTTCTCGACGCGGCCGGGGGAGGGGATCCGTTCGACCTGGAGCTTGCGGCCCCGCGCGTCCGTCATGCCCGCGAGGTCCTTCGCGATCTGCTCGAGCACGTCGCGGTTGGGATCGTCGTCTCCCTTTGCTTCCATGCAGACCACGGTCGTGGGGTCGACGAAGCGCGCGAGGGTGTCGATGTGACCGTCCGTGTGGTCGTTCTGCAAGCCCTCGTCGAGCCAGAGGAGCTTCTCGGCGCCGAGCGCGTCGGCGAGCGCGGCTTCGATGCGCGCCTGGTCCATGCCCGGGTTGCGGTTCGGGTTGAGCAAGCACTGGCGGGTCGTGAGCAGCGTGCCGTCTCCGTTGGGCTCGACCGCGCCGCCTTCGAGGACCCAGCCGAAGGCGTACATCTCACCGCCGGCGAGCTCGCCCACGCGCCCGGCCACGAGGTCGTCGCCGTCGAGGATGTACTTGCCGCCCCAGCCGTTGAAGGCGAAGCAGACCGGGGCCACGTCGCCGTCGTCGTTCCGGACGAAGATGGGCGCGATGTCGCGCATCCAGATGTCGCCGAACGGCACGCGGTGAAACGTGGCGCCCGTGCCCTCGAGCGCGGCTCGTGCCTCGAGATCGCGGACCGCGTCGGGGACGAGCACGTGGAGCGTCTCCCCGCGCGGCCGTCCGTTCTCGTCCACGTCGGCGATCGCGCGGCAGAGGGCCTCGTGCTCGCGCTGGGCGTCGGGGAGGAACTGCGCCCAGAGCTCGTCATGACTGGGCCACGCCAGCCACACGCCCTGGTGAGGCTCCCACTCGGCCGGTTGCCGGAAGCCCCCGGCGCGGGGATGAAGCGGTCGTTCCATCGGGCCGCCGATCATAAGCCCTCGTTTCGGACGCACCACCGACAATCGCCGAATCGATTTGGGCGTGCGCACGGACCCGTGTCATCTTTCCGGGCGGTGATGGGACCCGTGGTGACGGTGGTGACGGACGACGAGGCGCTGAGGAGCAGCCTCGAGGGGGGCCTGCGTGAGCGGGGCTTCGACATCGTCTCTTTGCCCGACGACGATCAGTGGTCTCGTGCGCCGCTCGCGCGCAAGCCCTCGACGCTGGTGCTGGACGCGGCCGCGCTGCCGTACGGCGCGACCGAGCTGGCCGAGCAGCTCCGCGTCTGGCTGGAGGACCGCTGCCCCGCGCTCGTCTGCGTCGGAGAGCCCGAGGAGCCGCCGCGTGATTCGCTGTTCGACGCGCAGGTCGCTCGAGGCGCCGCGGCCACCCTGGTCGCTGACCTCGCTCAGCTCCTCCCCCGGCTCACAGCGGTGAGCGGCGTCGCGCTGCGCTCGGACGTGCAGAGCGCCATCGACGACGAAGCCGCGGGCTGAGCGCAGCTGGGAGCTGGACCCCCCTCGCGGCCGGCGTCCGCCACCCCCGTGCCCGCCACCCCCGCCGATCCGCGCTCGTAAGTGCTCGGAATTGCTTGCTGGGGCATCGGCATGACGGATGCGGTGGCGTCGGGCGTGACCCCGCCGCGCTACA from Sandaracinaceae bacterium encodes the following:
- a CDS encoding agmatine deiminase family protein; amino-acid sequence: MERPLHPRAGGFRQPAEWEPHQGVWLAWPSHDELWAQFLPDAQREHEALCRAIADVDENGRPRGETLHVLVPDAVRDLEARAALEGTGATFHRVPFGDIWMRDIAPIFVRNDDGDVAPVCFAFNGWGGKYILDGDDLVAGRVGELAGGEMYAFGWVLEGGAVEPNGDGTLLTTRQCLLNPNRNPGMDQARIEAALADALGAEKLLWLDEGLQNDHTDGHIDTLARFVDPTTVVCMEAKGDDDPNRDVLEQIAKDLAGMTDARGRKLQVERIPSPGRVENDEGLLMPASYVNFYIANTTVVVPTYGSPYDDEAVEALSTLFPGRRVLGCSAQAILAGGGAFHCITQQQPAGARS